The nucleotide window tatagagacgacatgtcgtctctatagggtttaaatgtttttttttatttttttttaaaaaaaaaacttatagtGACAACATGTCGTCTCAAAGAACTTAAAAATATTTTAagaaaatgtttttttatttggtaaatattaatttattttttattattttttaacaaaGACTTATAGAGACAACATGTCGCCTCTACAAACTCATCTATAGCAACGACACTTTTAGAAAGGACTTGGGTGAGCTATAGGGACGGGGCTGTAAAGACAATATGTTCATGTCGTTTCTACAGGTGAAAAAGCCTTATAGAGAGGACATGTCCTCCCTACAGGCAAAAAAATGTTAATGGATCTTTTTCTTAGTGATAGTACATATGATATTTCATAAGTTTATAGTGGCTTATATGAAATTCTCCCACTAAATCTTTCAAACCTCTAATTTTAGTTACAGTACAAACTATTTTGAATAACTTGGCTCTTTCGAAGATGAAATGTCGCCGAGGCATAACAGAATCCTTAAAACATATTCCTTTGTGTTCCTTAAACATAGTTTTCTATGATATGTGATGGAGGCATAACAGAATCCTTGAAACATATTCCTTTTTGTTTCTTAATTAACATAGTTTTCCATGTATATGTTTTGATTTACATCATATGGTTTGTTGTTTATAGGGGTACAACATAGTTTCATATGGATATGTTTTTAGTGTACGTCAAGTATGTATAGTACGATGCGATAAGGATCCTTTTTTTGTTTTTGAGTTTTGTAAGTTTATATGTGGTATATATGAAGAATTCCCCCCGAACTTTTTCTACAATAAGTATTTCTACAATAAGTAATTAGTAAGATATCTCTCTAATCAGACCACACGGTTTGGAGGGACTTGAAGATGGGTCATTATGCGATACAAAACGGACGGTGTGGGAGTGGCATggtaataaaaaaatacatagaCATCAACTAATTAAAACACACCCAAAATCATGGCCGTccctgggggtgggcggggaggaccaccgaccagggcccgatatttcgaggggcatgtttttaatgaaaaaaaGCCCGAtaggctgtaaacgaaccgaacgttcagcgaacagttcatgaaccattcggcgggaagttcgtttatgttcgttcgtttattaataaacgaacgaacatgaacaagaaatttcgttcgattagttaaatgaacgaacatgaacagagatctcgttcgttcgattgtgttcgtgaacgttcggtaaggtgttcgtgaacattcgttgatttgcgtccgtttatgttcgtatgtttgtgttttaattgaagatctttgtactttcttatattttatttgtactttttatattattaaactttaatttattttatttccctaacagttaaactaggaaacccactttcaccttgtttatgcatcatttccctttcatttctcattatttacatccacgaatacAATCACCTCCGTttcacaataagggattcaagttcgagtggggccatctatctttatccttcgtcgcgttcaccaaatttatttgtgttcgtttgtgttcatgaaccgttcacgaacacgctcatttccttaatgaacgaacacgaacataaaatctcgttcggtaagtgttcatgaaccgtttgtgaacacatttatttccttaacgaacgaacacaaacaaggccttgttcgtgttcgttcggttcgtttacagccctaccgatatgtatatgtaaaatattttgtTAAAAGAGTACACACATACAAACACCAAGATAGGTCCcattacaaaactattcttatggtttagattagttattaaaccctttggcattaggtttagacctttagcaagcccaatacccaatttcttTAAGATTTAAGGGCACATTTTTttgagctcgaacagggtacacgaattctcagagCCGGCCCTGCCCAAAATCCAcccaacaatcaacaatcaagagCCTCCACTTCACAATGCCCCCCACGCCGGTGGAAAACCCCAAGCCCAAACATAAACGCCAAGGACAACGCCGTTCCTGGGGTAGTGTGTGCGGTGTGGTGTGGCATAAACACCACAAAACCACGGCCACACCATGTGTTCTTAGTTAGTTTATTTTTCTTATTAAATTCCATAATTAACACAATCAAACTACTAATTAATCATATTATTATTTGAccataatatattaaaaaaaaaaaaaaaaaaaaaaaaaaacaggtaaAAACCATGGTGAAACCAAATTATGGTAACTCCAATAGTTACATAGTAGAGACCTAAAACTGACCAAATTCGTGGTAATCGAAGTAAAATATTTATTACTTTGGTGTTTTATATTCCTGGTTGATATAACCTTTTTATGTTAGGTTTCAAAATCTATAGTACCTAATTATATGAGCTCTATAGAGGATGACATATGCATCATCATCTCCAAAAACCAAAACACAAGGTTATGATGTTTTCATAAGCTTCAGAGGGGAGGACACTCGAAAGGGTTTCACCAGCCATTTATATGATGCGTTAACCCGAAACCATATTAGAACATACAAAGATGACAAGACACTTGAGATTGGGAATCCCATTGCTTCTGAGCTCCTAGATGCCATAGAAACATCAAGAATTGTCATTGTAGTTTTATCCCCCAATTTTGCAACATCAAAATGGTGTTTGGAGGAAATTGCGAAGATTGTTGATTGCATGAAACAAGGCAAGCTGATTGTTATTCCTGTTTTTTACTATGTGTCTCCGTCTGATGTGCGTCGTCAAACCAACTGTTTTGAACTAGGATTTTCCAATCATGAAGTCGATCCTGAAATTGCACCACAAAAGGTAGAAAGATGGAGATCTGCTTTCAGAGAAGTGGGAGATATCTCTGGATTGCATGTGACACAATACAGGTAGCAatcttactaacttctattaTTGGATCACAACTGACATGATTCTTCTGATAACCTACTCTTGTGTCTGGTTATCTTCAGGGATGAAGCGGAAGTCGTAAGTGAAATTGTTAGTAGAATCTTAAAGGACTTGCCTGATAAAACGCCAATAGATCTTCCCAACAGTCTAGTGGGAATTGAGTCACGGGTGGATGAAGTGAAAAGAATTTTGAGAATGGACTCTACTGAAGTTCTCTTTATAGGGATTGGCGGGATGAGTGGAATAGGTAAGACTACTCTAGCTGAAGTTGTCTTTGAAAACATCAAAAATAAGTTTGAGAAAGGTAGTGTCATCGAAAACATCAAGGACATCTCCAAACAAAATGATAGCATTGATTTATGCAAATTACAACAGAAACTCCTTGATGACATTTTGAAGGAGAAAAGCATTCGTGTTCAAAGTGTTAAACATGGACAAACTTTGTTGGGGACAAAGCTACGTGGTTTAAAGGTTATCATTGTATTGGATGATGTGAATCATGTTGACCAGTTGACCTATTTAGCTGGGGGGCTTGAATGGTTTGGACCTGGCAGCAGAATCATAGTAACCACAACAAACAGAGACTTGCTAAATCACTataaaataaatgaaatttaTTTGTGTGAAGAAATGAAAGGTGATGAAGCTCTTAGTCTCTTTTCTCAGTCAGCCTTCAAGCAAACCCATCCTAATCATGGTTATGAAGAGTTGTCGCATGATATTGTGAAGCTTGCTGGTGGTCTTCCATTAGCTCTTAATGTTTATGGTTCTCTCTTATGCGGAAAGGATGAAAACTATTGGAAAGAGATGTTAAAGAAACTCCGAAAATATCCAGAGAAAGAAGTCCTTGGAAGACTAGAAGTAGTTTATGCAAGACTGGATAGAGATCAGCGTAATGCCTTCATATATATTGCATGTTTCTTGAAAGGGAGAAACAAAGATTTGGTAAAAGATATACTAGCTGATATTGGTTTGTGCCCTGAATGTGGAATTACTGATCTTATGAACAAGTTTCTCATAACTATCAATATTGAAGATAGTGTGTGGATGCATGATCTGCTGCAACAAATGTGTTGGGAAATTCTTCATCAGGAATCACATAAAGATGATGGGAAACACATTTCACTCAAGTATCATGAAGATATTGTAGACACACTCTCATCCAATCCAAAGGTTTGTTTAATTACTGCCTTTAAGATAATATTGAAGTTCATGCGTATATGTATAAGCTTAAGGGTTATGCAAGATACCAAAAAGGATTGaatcattattattatatataacatGCCATTTAAATAGACAAATGAAAGAAGCTACTAAACCAAACTAAAGAACTAACAAACTACTAAACATGGACGAAGgatagtgggggcgggagggggcggccgaccccccgaacttttcgctcagtagtgaagagtatgtagttttcgtatagaaattttttggtatatacgttttcgaccccccccccctttttatagaaatttttgggtatatacgttttcgaccccccagtcggaaatctcaagcttcgccactgctacTAAAGACTTGTTAAACTCCTCAACTCTGTTTTCTGGTACTAACTTCTAGTTATAACAAACTGACTTGACTTCTTCTTGCTTCATCCTAATG belongs to Helianthus annuus cultivar XRQ/B chromosome 5, HanXRQr2.0-SUNRISE, whole genome shotgun sequence and includes:
- the LOC110943615 gene encoding disease resistance protein RPV1 encodes the protein MTYASSSPKTKTQGYDVFISFRGEDTRKGFTSHLYDALTRNHIRTYKDDKTLEIGNPIASELLDAIETSRIVIVVLSPNFATSKWCLEEIAKIVDCMKQGKLIVIPVFYYVSPSDVRRQTNCFELGFSNHEVDPEIAPQKVERWRSAFREVGDISGLHVTQYRDEAEVVSEIVSRILKDLPDKTPIDLPNSLVGIESRVDEVKRILRMDSTEVLFIGIGGMSGIGKTTLAEVVFENIKNKFEKGSVIENIKDISKQNDSIDLCKLQQKLLDDILKEKSIRVQSVKHGQTLLGTKLRGLKVIIVLDDVNHVDQLTYLAGGLEWFGPGSRIIVTTTNRDLLNHYKINEIYLCEEMKGDEALSLFSQSAFKQTHPNHGYEELSHDIVKLAGGLPLALNVYGSLLCGKDENYWKEMLKKLRKYPEKEVLGRLEVVYARLDRDQRNAFIYIACFLKGRNKDLVKDILADIGLCPECGITDLMNKFLITINIEDSVWMHDLLQQMCWEILHQESHKDDGKHISLKYHEDIVDTLSSNPKGMHTIEVINQEPYKGKVNNHFTDPMCFSKMPKLKFLKISNVHFPQGLDYLSNDLRILEWYGCSLKSWPSMFEPKHIFEIEMCSSQLKTLWKKDLDLSNLRSMNFSFSNNLTCIPNLTSALNLEKLSLEGCTNLTSLHESVLLHKRLRYLNLKRCTCLESLGRSHMEMEALEALLLSGCSKLEYIPEFGKNMKRLEQLYLDGTRIKKLPENLGEMCDLRNLDVSGTFIEELPSSISRLKKLRLLHVNRCLLSFKTGGFLNPSLDTLSSGLKEVDLSSCNLSVVPDGIGLLCHLITLDLSGNDFVSLPASIGLLSKLRMLCLNNCKSLQSLPKLSLVDEDMDYGPRSRFNYYVSAEAVDGSKFYASSFNSCPIVSCLNCPKLAVNKRGSYLAEKILNSYLQLRTKYWMTPEAVFEIVGAGSEIPSGFLQPGSEGLYHEGPWIGVAIFAVISLIFILGINIQKFPSA